A genomic region of Anopheles coustani chromosome 3, idAnoCousDA_361_x.2, whole genome shotgun sequence contains the following coding sequences:
- the LOC131269419 gene encoding protein CBFA2T2-like: protein MFHHPRDHQDTSMADIKRQTEEKISEFRRTAEESAKRQAVIEIQRAVAAAEARTLDMIAQERLKMEKMYADIHRTVPDAEPEPPITSGSQNACWNCGQKANETCSGCNLARYCGSFCQHKDWDQHHQVCGTSRAENSFQKHTQSTRTSIASRSTTPQQQSNSTSNGTASAAK from the exons ATGTTTCATCACCCCCGGGATCATCAGGACACCTCGATGGCGGACATCAAGCGGCAGACGGAGGAGAAGATCTCCGAGTTCCGGCGTACCGCCGAAGAGTCC GCCAAACGTCAAGCCGTAATCGAGATCCAGCGGGCGGTGGCAGCTGCCGAGGCGAGGACCCTGGATATGATCGCCCAGGAGCGGCTGAAGATGGAGAAAATGTACGCGGACATTCATCGCACCGTACCGGATGCCGAACCGGAGCCACCGATCACGAGCGGAAGTCAAAAT GCATGCTGGAACTGCGGACAGAAGGCGAACGAAACCTGCTCCGGGTGCAACCTGGCACGATACTGTGGCTCCTTCTGTCAGCACAAGGACTGGGACCAACACCATCAG GTTTGTGGAACTTCTCGCGCCGAGAACAGCTTCCAGAAGCACACCCAGAGCACCCGCACGTCCATCGCGTCCCGGTCCACCACGCCCCAGCAGCAGAGCAACAGTACATCGAACGGTACGGCGTCCGCCGCAAAATGA